A single Antechinus flavipes isolate AdamAnt ecotype Samford, QLD, Australia chromosome 5, AdamAnt_v2, whole genome shotgun sequence DNA region contains:
- the TWIST1 gene encoding twist-related protein 1, whose amino-acid sequence MMQDVSSSPVSPADDSLSNSEEEPDRQQPSVGGKRGGRKRRSSRRSGGGGAGGGGGGAGAGGGGAGGGGGIGTGDDPGSPAQGKRGKKSAGAGGGAGGGGGSSSGGGSPQSYEELQTQRVMANVRERQRTQSLNEAFAALRKIIPTLPSDKLSKIQTLKLAARYIDFLYQVLQSDELDSKMASCSYVAHERLSYAFSVWRMEGAWSMSASH is encoded by the coding sequence ATGATGCAGGACGTGTCCAGCTCGCCAGTCTCCCCAGCAGACGACAGCCTGAGCAACAGCGAGGAGGAGCCCGACCGGCAGCAGCCTAGTGTGGGCGGCAAGCGCGGGGGGCGTAAGCGGAGGTCCAGCCGGaggagcggcggcggcggcgcgggtggaggcggcggcggcgccgGAGCGGGCGGCGGCGGcgcgggcggcggcggcgggatAGGAACAGGGGACGACCCGGGCAGCCCGGCCCAAGGCAAGCGGGGCAAGAAGTCGGCAGGCGCGGGCGGCGGGGCCGGCGGCGGCGGgggcagcagcagcggcggcggcagccCGCAGTCGTACGAGGAGCTGCAGACCCAGCGGGTCATGGCCAACGTGCGCGAGCGGCAGCGCACCCAGTCGCTCAACGAGGCGTTCGCGGCGCTGCGCAAAATCATCCCCACGCTGCCCTCGGACAAGCTGAGCAAGATCCAGACGCTCAAGCTGGCCGCCAGGTACATCGACTTCCTCTACCAGGTCCTGCAGAGCGACGAGCTCGACTCGAAGATGGCCAGCTGCAGCTACGTGGCCCACGAGCGCCTCAGCTACGCCTTCTCCGTGTGGCGCATGGAGGGCGCCTGGTCCATGTCGGCGTCCCACTAG